In Nicotiana tabacum cultivar K326 chromosome 10, ASM71507v2, whole genome shotgun sequence, the DNA window AGGAATTCAGTTGGTACATATTGGTTTGTTAAAGTATGCTACTTGACCAAGACCTTTTGTTTGTTATGATTAGCAATCTTTCTTTATAACTGTTGTCTGAATTAGTAACGTCTATACCTCTTCCTTTAACTTAGTGACTATAAATTTACTCCTTATAGCAGTAACTTAGTGCATTCGTTGTTTGTATCAGACTCCAAAGACGCTGAAGCAGCTTTATCTAACAAGCTTTTCATTCATAGCTGGGATTATGGTCTTCGGTGGATTACTTGCCCCAATAGTAAGCTCCTGAActcaattctttttcttctttttttccactttatttattattctagTGCTGAATTATGCATAACGGGATTGTGGTGTTATTTCGCTTGCTTATTCTTAAGTTACAAAGTCTTTTCGGACTACTGAACCTCTTTGACATGGCAGCTTGAGCTGAGATTAGGTATAGGAGGCACCTCATATGAAGATTTTATACGAAACTTGCATTTGCCTatgcaattgaggtatgtatacTGAAACCTGAACTTCATTTTCGAATTGTGCAAAGTTGTTTACCGCGTGATCTTTACTTCCCAAGAAAAGATGGATAAAATATGAtgacaaaaaaaatagaagacCATTTACATCATTGAACTTTTGATATCGACTTCTTTTTCAATTATTTTCAGCCAGGTAGACCCCATAGTAGCATCTTTTTCAGGTGGGGCAGTGGGAGTCATTTCAGCGCTCATGCTAATAGAAGCTAACAATGTAGTCCAACAAGAGAAGAAACTGTGCAAATATTGCCATGGAAGTGGTATGTTCATATATTTTATCTGACATAATCAAATAATGGTATAACACAATGTTTACATAATTCAATAATGGTATAACACAATGTTTAGACTCGTAAACTGTTGAGGTATCTTATCTCTTCGTAGAGATTTATTGTTTTGAAGAATGCAAGATAGCTTTGTTATCATAACCTTATTTTACAATGACTTCGTTTTCCTTAGTTCATGGTACTAGATTATTGTCAAAAGTGACGATAATATCCTTTCGTGATCTTTTGGTAGGATACTTGGCATGCGCACGCTGTTCAGCTAGCGGTAAATGCCTTTATACCGAACCTATTTCAGTGAATGGTTCTTATCAACCGTTGCGTGCACCATCTCTTAAAAGATGTGCAAATTGCTCTGGGACAGGAAAGGTATGAAACATGATCATCTTTAAATTTTCATGCATTTAACAGTCATCTTAGGATATCAATCTGAAAGTACAGAGTTTTCGGTTTACAATTCACAGATTTATTCTTTATACGTCCTTACCCTGCAAGAAAAAATAATATGTCACGGAAGAATCGTCACAAGTTCGAGCGTCGAAAAAATCTTGTGACGGAAGGATAAAACCGTCATATTTATCCACATTTGATGACTTTCATCATAAACATTCCGTCACAAATGTGTGTTTTGCTTATAGTGTATTAACGTGCTCATGCATCGCTCATCATGTATTTTTTACTACTTTGCCTTATCCTACATATGTGCTAATTTATGTTGCGTGGACTCTCCACAACTGCTGCCACTCTCAcatcggatcctccaaaagtgcactacttttggaggatccgacacaaATCCGGCGATATTTTTGGAGAGTCCGGGCAACATAAATGCTAATGGATTTTGTttcattttattgttattattattttgtaggtGATGTGCCCTACATGTCTGTGCACTGGGATGGTGATGGCAAGTGAACATGACCTTCGTATAGATCCATTTGATTAGGACATACAACCCCTTAACATATATAGCCACTTTTCATTTTGTAACTTACATTCAGAAAACCTTTgcttcattttctatttttttatttcattttttcctttgttaTAAATCATAGTTGATATAAAACACCCTAGTTAAAGCCAGGCCTTTGGTAATAAAGATGATAACTTCTCATCTTTTTATGAGTAATAATTGGATTTTAAAAATCCTGATTAGTACTCCAAAATTTCAAATTAACTCAGTAATCTTTTCTTCGTTAGTAGAGTAAGTAGTCAATACAaagtttgttgttatcattgaATAAATCCTCTGATTAAGGAAAGggatttttacacaaatagccggcggATTCACCATTTACTTTTTCTAATAGATTTACATATATTATACACTGATTATATTATATAGGATTATACATATATCTTATATCCTTCGGCTATTAGTTATTTAACAGTTCCACCAATTAACTGTCTTCAAGCAGTCTTTCTTGGGGAATAAAGAGTGGTAGGGGTTAAAAAGGTTAGTAATCTACCTTTTTCTTATCCAAATTGGTGACCAGAATTTGTTTCATCACTGTAATTAACCAAATATCCGTCTGCAGCAAAATAAACCTTACGGAAAGTTTGAAGAACGGTGGAAGACGGCGGACTTGAGTTGTTGACGTACAGGAACGGCTCAGTCCTGAATAATTAGAGACTATAAATCGCAACTAGGATGCTATTTATAAGCCGCAATTCCAAATGCGATTTGAAAACGCCGATTTGAAAACGCTATTTATAAATCGTATAAAATGACTGCGATTTAATAGAgtccgtttggattagctgatttgaagtagctgataagcattaggtgctgaaaagtacttttaagtgttgaaactgatttaataaataagcagttacgtgtttggatacaagtgctgaaattgataataagatgttgcagtatttgataaaaaaagtgttgataagctctttttctgttaaaatgatGTAAATAACCTTATAACTGTTTACACTTAAAAGAGcgtaatattttcaaaaatttagattccagatcgattcaaatacaaaatatt includes these proteins:
- the LOC107774004 gene encoding protein ORANGE-LIKE, chloroplastic; this translates as MGSIFFCFHPLIHTSNFNSSKTLVFFSSTLSSNPKNLSFFNCKSRTQLVCSSTSKDGPDSVQSSGDNNYPSNFCIIEGPETVQDFGKMQFQEIQDNIRSRRNKIFLLMEEVRRLRIQQRLKTSNTRRETGEDENEMPDIPSTIPFIPNMTPKTLKQLYLTSFSFIAGIMVFGGLLAPILELRLGIGGTSYEDFIRNLHLPMQLSQVDPIVASFSGGAVGVISALMLIEANNVVQQEKKLCKYCHGSGYLACARCSASGKCLYTEPISVNGSYQPLRAPSLKRCANCSGTGKVMCPTCLCTGMVMASEHDLRIDPFD